A portion of the Micromonospora vinacea genome contains these proteins:
- a CDS encoding DUF4236 domain-containing protein, producing the protein MGLMFRKRKKYGPIILNFTENGFSSWSIKIGRWSWNSKARAHRVDLPGPLSWKQDKSRS; encoded by the coding sequence ATGGGCCTCATGTTTCGCAAGCGCAAGAAGTACGGTCCGATCATCCTGAACTTCACCGAGAACGGCTTCTCCTCGTGGAGCATCAAGATCGGTCGCTGGTCCTGGAACTCCAAGGCCCGTGCGCACCGGGTCGACCTGCCGGGTCCGCTGTCCTGGAAGCAGGACAAGTCCCGGTCGTAA
- a CDS encoding VOC family protein, which produces MGIHRLNHAVLYVSDLARSVAFYSDVLGFRPVAMTPDGFRGATFLQAPDSTNDHDLGLFEVGAGAGRSTAGRSTVGLYHLAWEVDTLDELAATAERLVAAGALVGTSDHGTTKSLYGKDPDGLEFEVVWLIPADLLDDTALAARKQIGRLDLDAERQRYGGQTRGGVGISVPA; this is translated from the coding sequence ATGGGTATCCACCGGCTCAACCACGCGGTCCTCTACGTCAGTGACCTCGCCCGCAGCGTCGCGTTCTACAGCGACGTGCTGGGCTTCCGCCCGGTGGCGATGACCCCGGACGGCTTCCGGGGCGCCACCTTCCTCCAGGCCCCCGACTCCACCAACGACCACGACCTCGGCCTCTTCGAGGTCGGCGCGGGCGCCGGGCGGTCCACCGCCGGCCGGTCCACCGTCGGCCTCTACCACCTCGCCTGGGAGGTGGACACGCTCGACGAGCTGGCCGCCACCGCCGAGCGGCTCGTCGCGGCCGGCGCTCTGGTCGGCACCTCCGACCACGGCACGACCAAGAGCCTCTACGGCAAGGACCCGGACGGTCTGGAGTTCGAGGTGGTCTGGCTGATCCCGGCCGACCTGCTCGACGACACCGCCCTGGCCGCCCGCAAGCAGATCGGTCGGCTCGACCTGGACGCCGAGCGGCAGCGCTACGGCGGTCAGACCCGGGGCGGGGTGGGGATCTCCGTCCCGGCCTGA
- a CDS encoding helix-turn-helix transcriptional regulator, with protein sequence MVSTDPSPVPSIGTASPVTDEIATFALADLAGAPGWRRPVIVERELLILTTRGHGDAELDFHLLPCRPGTLLRVRPGQVLRCAGPQFDATVVAWDPEALRDFDVDLTTTATWRQLAGEDEDAVISEVSQLAVDCRRHPDGPTARALLRHQLAVLLLRLAVAHDDRSPSRPEDETFHRFRREVEHGYPHTRRVEDYAAELGCSVRTLTRACLAVTGRSAKQVIDERVALQASRFLAATDQPIAQIGRRLGFSEPTNFGRFFTREVGLSPGAFRAARDQPAAGRVVRPRPPSEPTGVNGGRFRPGTPGESANGGYATRSGPPTGGPGGAGRA encoded by the coding sequence ATGGTCTCCACCGATCCCTCCCCCGTGCCATCGATCGGAACGGCGTCTCCCGTCACCGACGAGATAGCCACGTTCGCGCTGGCCGATCTTGCCGGTGCCCCGGGCTGGCGTCGGCCGGTGATCGTCGAGCGGGAGCTGTTGATTCTCACCACGCGTGGGCACGGCGACGCGGAACTCGACTTTCATCTGCTGCCGTGTCGCCCCGGCACACTGCTGCGGGTCCGCCCCGGCCAGGTGCTGCGCTGCGCCGGCCCCCAGTTCGACGCCACCGTGGTCGCCTGGGATCCCGAGGCACTGCGCGACTTCGACGTCGACCTGACCACTACCGCGACCTGGCGGCAGTTGGCCGGGGAGGACGAGGACGCGGTGATCAGCGAGGTGAGCCAGTTGGCGGTGGACTGCCGGCGGCACCCCGACGGCCCCACCGCCCGCGCGCTGCTCCGGCATCAACTGGCAGTCCTGCTGCTGCGGCTTGCCGTGGCCCACGACGACCGGTCGCCGTCCCGGCCCGAGGACGAGACGTTCCACCGGTTCCGCCGCGAGGTGGAACACGGCTACCCGCACACCCGGCGGGTGGAGGACTACGCTGCCGAGCTCGGCTGCTCGGTGCGGACCCTGACCCGGGCCTGCCTGGCCGTCACCGGTCGCAGCGCCAAACAGGTCATCGACGAGCGGGTCGCGTTGCAGGCCAGCCGGTTCCTCGCCGCGACGGATCAGCCCATCGCCCAGATCGGCCGGCGGCTCGGCTTCTCCGAACCCACGAACTTCGGCCGCTTCTTCACCCGAGAGGTCGGGCTCAGCCCCGGCGCGTTCCGGGCCGCACGGGACCAGCCTGCGGCCGGCCGGGTGGTCCGACCTCGACCGCCGTCCGAGCCGACGGGCGTCAACGGCGGCCGGTTCCGCCCCGGCACCCCCGGCGAATCCGCGAACGGCGGGTACGCCACGAGGTCCGGGCCGCCCACCGGCGGGCCGGGCGGCGCCGGCCGGGCATGA
- a CDS encoding RrF2 family transcriptional regulator: MQISARGDYAVRAALSLATAYPSLLSTQAIAAEQDMPRKFLEAVLADLRRAGIVRAQRGAEGGYTLARPPREVTVGAVLRAVEGPLAGVRGLRPEETRYEGSAENLPGLWVAVRAAVRRVVDEVSLAEIVSGRLPAHVRKLTALPDAWEPR; encoded by the coding sequence GTGCAGATCTCCGCGCGCGGCGACTACGCGGTACGGGCGGCGTTGAGCCTCGCCACCGCGTATCCCTCGTTGCTGTCCACCCAGGCCATCGCCGCGGAGCAGGACATGCCCCGAAAGTTCCTGGAGGCGGTCCTGGCGGATCTGCGTCGGGCCGGCATCGTCCGCGCCCAACGCGGCGCCGAGGGCGGCTACACGCTGGCCCGCCCGCCACGCGAGGTGACAGTCGGCGCGGTGCTGCGCGCCGTCGAGGGCCCACTCGCCGGGGTACGCGGGCTGCGCCCCGAGGAAACCCGGTACGAGGGCTCGGCGGAGAACCTGCCCGGCCTGTGGGTGGCGGTGCGCGCCGCCGTGCGGCGGGTCGTCGACGAGGTGAGCCTCGCCGAGATCGTCAGCGGTCGACTCCCCGCGCACGTTCGCAAGCTCACCGCGCTGCCCGACGCGTGGGAACCCCGCTGA